A genome region from Myroides fluvii includes the following:
- a CDS encoding MBL fold metallo-hydrolase, whose product MEIRFLGTGTSQGVPVIAIDHPVGQSLDKRDYRLRTSALITWDDVTLLIDCGPDFRHQMLQAKCQQLDAILFTHEHADHIAGLDEIRPLTFLHGPMPIYASERVMNALERRYEYIFTTENRYPGAPSVQEHIVEPDQVFYVKGKPIIPLSIQHGDLPIFGFRFDTLVYITDAKFIAEREVEKIKGCNILVINALRIKEHPTHFNLDEALAFIEKINPRHAYLIHISQDLGFCAEVEKILPKNVSLAYDEQQIKLP is encoded by the coding sequence TTGGAAATACGATTTTTAGGAACAGGAACTTCTCAGGGAGTGCCGGTGATAGCAATTGATCACCCAGTGGGACAAAGTTTGGATAAGCGCGATTATCGCTTGCGCACTTCCGCATTGATTACTTGGGATGACGTTACGCTGTTGATTGATTGTGGCCCAGATTTTAGACATCAAATGTTACAAGCAAAATGCCAACAGCTTGATGCTATTCTCTTTACTCATGAACACGCGGATCACATTGCGGGTTTAGATGAAATTCGCCCATTGACCTTTTTGCATGGTCCCATGCCTATTTACGCCTCAGAAAGGGTGATGAACGCTTTAGAAAGGCGCTATGAGTATATTTTTACCACAGAAAATCGCTACCCCGGTGCCCCAAGTGTACAGGAACACATCGTCGAACCCGATCAAGTATTTTACGTCAAAGGAAAACCAATTATTCCCTTGTCCATCCAGCATGGAGATTTGCCCATTTTTGGCTTCCGATTCGATACCCTGGTTTATATCACAGATGCCAAATTTATTGCCGAAAGGGAGGTGGAAAAAATAAAAGGATGTAATATTCTAGTGATTAATGCCCTGCGCATCAAAGAACATCCTACGCATTTTAACCTAGATGAAGCCCTCGCTTTTATTGAAAAAATCAATCCCCGTCATGCATACCTAATTCATATTTCTCAAGATTTGGGTTTTTGTGCAGAAGTGGAAAAGATATTGCCAAAAAATGTATCTTTGGCCTACGATGAACAACAAATAAAATTACCATAA
- a CDS encoding TonB-dependent receptor, protein MEYFAEDLVLEGDRIIEQQPAISDKALRINMNHNIYGTFAEIGAGQETVRHFFRAGGSSRTIAKAMSAYDKSFSDAIYSVEDDGRYVTESRLNKMLDYETKKIEDRIPRAENPTKTFFSYANTVATIDYAKKNKGHGWVGIIFQTAPEEAYSKIVLHIQFKETDSKLQQETLGILGVNLIYGAYYQHHDPKKLISCLYDHLDRDQIEIDSISLTGHLFAHIDNRLMSLLLVKNGMTEAVMFGPDGQSRLAANELYRKNILALRGSFRPVTLVNMDMYKKGLESFIAENKLERQDTTVIFEITLSNLLMEGNLDENDFLHRADLLCSLGQTVMISNFQEYYKLTAYFSKYTSEKIALSMGVSSLLNIFEEKYYANLTGGMLEALGKLFRNQMRIYLYPMHDEGGNILDSTNLKVDLHIKELYKFFKKNNQIVDITDYDPKNLAIFSRDVLRALQCNEPGWEDKLPAGIASMIKEKQLFGYTKQEVLS, encoded by the coding sequence ATGGAATATTTTGCAGAAGATTTAGTATTAGAAGGAGACAGAATTATAGAGCAACAACCTGCTATTTCTGACAAGGCCCTCCGCATCAATATGAACCACAACATTTATGGAACATTTGCCGAAATAGGTGCAGGTCAAGAAACAGTGCGTCATTTTTTTAGAGCAGGAGGTTCTTCGCGAACTATTGCAAAAGCGATGTCTGCTTATGATAAATCATTTAGCGATGCGATCTATAGCGTGGAAGACGATGGACGCTATGTAACAGAGAGCAGATTGAATAAAATGTTGGATTATGAAACAAAAAAGATTGAAGATCGCATTCCACGTGCAGAGAATCCAACCAAAACTTTTTTTAGCTATGCCAACACGGTAGCAACCATCGATTACGCCAAAAAGAACAAAGGACATGGATGGGTTGGTATTATTTTCCAAACCGCTCCCGAAGAAGCCTACAGTAAAATTGTTTTACACATTCAATTTAAAGAAACCGATTCGAAGTTACAACAAGAAACCTTGGGAATATTAGGGGTTAACCTTATTTATGGTGCTTATTATCAACACCATGATCCCAAAAAATTAATTAGTTGCTTGTACGACCACTTAGATCGCGATCAAATTGAAATAGACAGCATCAGCCTTACTGGGCATTTGTTTGCCCATATCGACAACCGCTTGATGAGCTTGTTGTTGGTTAAGAACGGGATGACCGAGGCGGTTATGTTTGGCCCTGATGGACAAAGTCGACTGGCAGCCAATGAATTATACCGCAAAAACATCCTTGCCTTGCGCGGAAGTTTTAGGCCCGTTACCTTAGTAAACATGGACATGTATAAAAAGGGCTTAGAGTCTTTTATCGCTGAAAATAAATTAGAACGTCAAGATACAACTGTTATTTTTGAGATTACACTTTCAAATCTCTTAATGGAAGGAAACCTAGATGAAAACGACTTCTTACATCGCGCAGATTTACTTTGCTCTTTAGGACAAACGGTGATGATTTCCAACTTCCAGGAATACTATAAGTTAACCGCTTATTTCTCTAAGTATACCTCAGAAAAAATCGCCCTTTCTATGGGAGTTAGTAGTTTGCTCAATATTTTTGAAGAGAAATACTACGCCAACTTAACGGGGGGCATGCTAGAAGCTTTGGGTAAATTGTTCCGCAATCAAATGAGGATTTACTTGTATCCAATGCATGATGAAGGAGGGAATATTTTGGATTCAACCAATCTAAAAGTTGATTTACACATCAAAGAGCTGTATAAATTCTTCAAGAAGAACAATCAAATCGTAGACATTACTGATTATGATCCGAAAAACTTAGCTATCTTTTCAAGGGATGTGCTTCGCGCCTTACAGTGCAATGAACCAGGCTGGGAGGACAAACTACCAGCGGGAATTGCGAGTATGATCAAAGAAAAACAACTCTTCGGTTATACCAAACAAGAAGTTCTCAGTTAA
- a CDS encoding META domain-containing protein, translating to MKRMKVLTAALMVLALTACNEKKSTEKAPDAAETPVVETAVTTKMNLVGSWELIAIHTEETAGKSLEELFPGKKPTLNFEGDSSVHGTDGCNTITGEYERKDQNGISIGDKLAATRMFCEGVADAAFTKGLTEVANYEITESALLFKNGDKVVMEFKQITPVID from the coding sequence ATGAAAAGAATGAAAGTTTTAACAGCAGCTTTGATGGTCTTGGCCTTAACTGCTTGTAACGAGAAAAAGAGTACAGAAAAAGCACCTGATGCAGCAGAAACACCTGTAGTAGAAACCGCGGTGACAACCAAAATGAACTTAGTTGGAAGTTGGGAGTTAATCGCAATTCACACAGAAGAAACAGCAGGTAAAAGTCTAGAAGAATTATTTCCTGGAAAAAAACCAACCTTGAACTTTGAAGGAGACTCGAGCGTTCACGGTACGGATGGTTGTAATACTATTACAGGGGAGTATGAAAGAAAAGACCAAAACGGAATTTCAATTGGCGATAAACTAGCTGCAACGAGAATGTTTTGCGAAGGTGTAGCTGATGCAGCTTTTACAAAAGGACTGACAGAAGTTGCAAATTATGAAATAACTGAAAGTGCTTTACTTTTCAAAAATGGAGATAAAGTAGTAATGGAGTTTAAGCAAATTACTCCCGTTATTGATTAA
- a CDS encoding DMT family transporter — protein MNWIILIIGGFFEVGFTYCLGKANESKGTESLWWYGGFLFALVMSMALLMKATQTLPLGTAYAVWTGIGAVGTVLVGILVFKDPATFWRIFFIATLIGSIIGLKVVSTT, from the coding sequence ATGAACTGGATTATCTTAATTATTGGAGGTTTTTTTGAGGTTGGATTTACGTATTGTTTAGGAAAGGCAAACGAAAGTAAAGGAACTGAATCGCTTTGGTGGTATGGAGGCTTTTTATTTGCTCTTGTAATGAGTATGGCTTTGTTAATGAAAGCAACGCAAACACTACCTTTGGGAACTGCTTATGCCGTATGGACGGGAATTGGAGCAGTGGGAACGGTATTAGTTGGAATATTGGTTTTTAAAGATCCTGCAACATTTTGGCGTATTTTCTTTATTGCTACTTTGATAGGATCAATTATCGGTTTAAAAGTAGTATCGACAACATAG
- a CDS encoding response regulator, whose product MSFTLLIIDDHQMIVDWYTNVLRQVFQEATLLSATSITEGIAHVDHCTTLDLVLVDYNLGKADTGKNIANGVELVNYIKQKFSKVQTILVTGHEGSLILYSIHKKIVPQGLLLKTDVTEELLKQAVQAVQKGERFYSFHANEALKEIYKKEALLQEQNVQILLLLERGFKIKEISEVLFLSESAVNKRIAGLKQVFDVVDNGGLVKKVKEEGFV is encoded by the coding sequence TTGAGTTTTACTTTATTGATTATTGATGATCATCAAATGATTGTCGATTGGTATACAAACGTCTTGCGGCAAGTTTTTCAGGAGGCTACCCTTTTGAGCGCTACTTCTATTACAGAGGGAATTGCTCATGTTGATCATTGTACCACATTAGATTTGGTGTTGGTCGATTATAATTTGGGAAAGGCAGATACAGGAAAAAATATTGCCAATGGGGTTGAATTGGTCAATTATATCAAGCAAAAATTTTCTAAAGTACAAACTATTTTAGTTACAGGACATGAGGGATCACTTATCTTGTATAGCATTCACAAGAAGATTGTACCTCAAGGGTTATTGCTGAAAACGGATGTCACGGAAGAGTTGCTGAAGCAAGCAGTTCAAGCGGTTCAAAAAGGGGAGCGGTTCTATAGTTTTCACGCCAATGAGGCTTTGAAAGAAATTTACAAGAAAGAGGCACTACTACAAGAGCAAAATGTGCAAATTTTACTACTGCTAGAAAGGGGATTTAAGATTAAAGAAATTAGCGAAGTATTATTTTTGAGTGAGAGCGCTGTAAATAAGCGAATTGCCGGATTGAAGCAGGTGTTTGATGTAGTGGATAATGGAGGATTGGTAAAAAAAGTCAAAGAAGAAGGGTTTGTCTAA
- a CDS encoding tetratricopeptide repeat-containing sensor histidine kinase: MATIEEDSLPTYEKQHVLDSIFEHLAQTNNTPLHRELLFETANTAYNIKHIDLYLRISKHVLDLAKKDKDTAHIAKSYYYLGDYYEDVVKLDSAYASYSYAVKFYQVQKDTLHIGMMRKSMAIILFEEGLFNQAEVEAFNALKNLSHYNDKKLLIEAYSTVAGILDQNSQKEEAILYNQKALELINSLNTKENNTYSKLGIYNNIGYLYNSLREYDKAEKTFLEGLTLLNTSLKHSNYHAMLLNNLAFTYIKTNQLTKAEQLVFEAFSIRDSLHNPQGLISSYSRFGELYLAKKDTVQAIAYWKKGFKNSEQLKARNTALTNLRYLSLYDHQNAKAYAQRYYEINDSLKTLQIENRTKFARIEFETAQLEARNELLSQRLTLFSILSLFGVLLSVLIYIVFKQKMIQKRLLFKQHQQNDRELIYKLILQQEEIAKKTLLDERTRISTELHDGIINTLFNIRLMLSNDCKPEHRLVIASEIEEAQQQIRRISHNLQDQSLNLGSFTPVLEHLVEKNSSEQHAFTLLIARNFDWSTFDYETKMNIYRIIQESIQNIIKHAQATRAIISIVESTANYHIKIQDNGIGFKVSEVKKGIGLKNIQYRVNQMNAILTINSSSKKGTILEVILSKAK, encoded by the coding sequence TTGGCAACCATAGAAGAAGACAGCCTACCAACCTATGAAAAACAGCATGTTTTAGACTCTATCTTTGAGCATTTAGCTCAAACCAACAATACCCCTCTACATCGAGAGCTGCTATTTGAAACGGCCAATACAGCCTATAACATCAAACATATTGATTTATATCTACGCATTAGCAAACACGTATTAGACTTAGCCAAGAAAGATAAAGACACCGCTCACATAGCCAAGTCTTACTACTATTTAGGAGACTACTACGAAGATGTTGTCAAGTTAGACAGTGCGTATGCCTCCTATTCGTATGCTGTAAAATTTTACCAAGTTCAAAAGGATACCTTGCACATCGGTATGATGCGCAAATCAATGGCCATCATTTTATTTGAAGAAGGGTTGTTTAATCAGGCGGAAGTAGAAGCTTTTAATGCACTTAAGAACTTGAGTCACTACAACGATAAAAAACTACTCATCGAAGCCTATTCTACTGTTGCTGGAATTTTAGATCAAAACTCTCAAAAAGAAGAGGCTATCCTCTATAACCAGAAGGCGTTAGAACTGATTAACTCTTTAAACACAAAAGAAAACAATACGTATTCAAAACTAGGAATTTACAATAATATTGGCTATTTGTATAATAGTCTGAGAGAATACGACAAGGCAGAAAAAACATTTTTAGAAGGCCTAACTCTTTTAAACACTAGTTTAAAGCACTCTAATTACCATGCCATGCTACTCAACAACCTGGCCTTTACCTACATTAAAACCAACCAGTTAACCAAGGCAGAACAATTGGTTTTTGAGGCTTTTTCAATACGAGACAGTCTTCATAATCCTCAAGGACTCATTTCGAGTTATAGTCGTTTTGGAGAACTGTATTTAGCAAAGAAAGACACTGTACAAGCTATCGCCTATTGGAAAAAGGGGTTTAAAAACTCCGAACAACTCAAAGCGCGTAACACCGCCTTAACCAATTTGAGGTACCTCAGCTTATACGATCACCAAAATGCAAAAGCATATGCCCAACGTTACTATGAGATCAACGATAGTTTAAAGACGTTACAAATTGAAAACAGGACTAAATTTGCCCGTATTGAATTTGAAACAGCTCAGCTAGAAGCAAGAAATGAATTGCTGTCCCAGCGCCTTACCTTATTTAGTATTCTTTCGCTTTTTGGGGTGCTTTTATCGGTTTTAATTTACATTGTATTCAAGCAAAAAATGATTCAAAAGCGCCTTTTGTTCAAACAACACCAACAAAACGATCGTGAATTAATTTACAAATTAATTTTACAACAAGAAGAAATTGCCAAAAAAACCCTGCTCGATGAAAGAACGCGCATTAGTACGGAGCTACACGATGGCATCATTAATACCTTGTTTAACATTCGCTTAATGTTATCTAACGATTGTAAACCCGAACATCGCCTAGTCATTGCTTCTGAAATAGAAGAAGCTCAACAGCAGATTCGCCGAATTTCACACAACTTGCAAGACCAAAGTCTGAACTTAGGTAGCTTTACTCCTGTTCTAGAGCATCTCGTAGAGAAGAATTCCTCTGAACAGCATGCGTTTACCTTGTTAATTGCACGCAACTTCGATTGGAGCACCTTTGATTACGAAACAAAGATGAATATTTACCGCATTATTCAAGAATCGATTCAAAATATCATTAAACACGCACAAGCAACTAGAGCCATTATTTCTATTGTTGAGTCTACAGCCAATTACCATATTAAAATTCAGGATAACGGCATTGGTTTTAAAGTTAGCGAAGTAAAAAAAGGCATTGGTTTGAAAAACATTCAATACCGCGTAAATCAAATGAATGCTATTCTAACGATTAATTCTTCCTCAAAAAAAGGAACAATATTAGAGGTAATCCTCTCAAAAGCAAAATAG
- a CDS encoding DNA-binding response regulator, with product MNLYNPVFLVIDDHPMILTSYIRLLRENFLESTFYASESIPKALEYIDELPNIDMLIIDYNLAKNFDIHLRISDGQKLALYAQSKFPKAKIIMITGHEEALLIYSIHKKVRPDGLLMKADVTDELLIETIRQCMIGQVVYSQGVKNVLSLLAKRQLMQQEQYIEILMLLDKGYKVQEICEIVFKSQSTVQRMLTTMKKEFEVNDLSELLKQVKLQGFI from the coding sequence ATGAATTTATATAACCCTGTATTTCTAGTAATTGATGATCATCCTATGATTTTGACTAGTTATATACGTTTGCTTCGAGAAAATTTTTTAGAAAGTACTTTCTACGCTAGTGAATCTATTCCAAAAGCATTGGAGTATATAGATGAATTACCGAATATTGACATGTTAATTATCGATTATAATTTAGCGAAAAACTTCGATATCCACTTGCGTATCTCCGATGGACAAAAATTAGCCTTGTATGCGCAAAGTAAATTTCCAAAAGCGAAAATCATCATGATTACAGGACACGAAGAGGCTTTGTTGATTTACAGTATCCACAAAAAAGTAAGACCTGATGGCTTGTTGATGAAGGCTGATGTAACAGATGAGTTGTTGATAGAAACGATTCGCCAATGCATGATTGGGCAAGTTGTTTATAGTCAAGGAGTAAAGAATGTGTTGAGTTTATTGGCAAAACGTCAGTTGATGCAGCAAGAACAATATATAGAAATTTTGATGCTACTGGACAAAGGATACAAGGTGCAAGAGATTTGTGAAATCGTATTCAAGAGTCAAAGTACAGTTCAGCGTATGCTAACGACGATGAAAAAGGAGTTCGAAGTAAATGATTTATCTGAGCTTCTCAAACAAGTGAAGTTACAAGGTTTCATCTAA
- a CDS encoding carbon-nitrogen hydrolase family protein, with protein sequence MRVGFFQYAVIWRDIQANLDYIATKVKNETFDLLVLPEFFTTGYAMDTKEEILPFVEDLNNSTTVQFLARLLAETGNGMISGTIPEIEGGILYNTSILVCAEGLVASYRKIHLPDYEKRIFHPGDTAIVYQSSQAKIGLTICFDCWFAQHTAMLKRQEVEVICHSSCFGGPVTPTIIPIRALENQCFYISCNRIGEEYFEGELESYRGESQIANPDGKVIAKATNTESLTLIDIDLNEVNHPDFGRLITKDFQSEHNKYTINL encoded by the coding sequence ATGAGAGTAGGTTTTTTTCAATATGCCGTTATTTGGCGAGATATTCAAGCGAATTTAGATTATATCGCGACTAAAGTTAAAAATGAAACCTTTGATTTACTGGTTTTACCTGAATTTTTTACCACAGGTTATGCCATGGATACCAAAGAGGAAATTTTGCCTTTTGTTGAAGATTTGAACAACAGCACAACGGTTCAATTTCTCGCGCGTCTATTGGCAGAAACGGGCAATGGCATGATATCAGGCACGATACCGGAAATTGAAGGTGGTATTTTATACAACACCTCTATTTTAGTCTGCGCAGAAGGTTTAGTTGCCTCCTATCGAAAAATTCACTTACCCGATTATGAAAAGCGCATTTTTCATCCTGGTGATACTGCTATTGTCTATCAAAGTTCACAAGCGAAAATTGGGCTGACTATTTGCTTTGATTGTTGGTTTGCGCAACACACGGCTATGCTCAAACGACAAGAAGTAGAGGTCATTTGCCACTCTTCTTGTTTTGGTGGTCCAGTTACCCCAACTATCATTCCCATTCGAGCATTGGAAAACCAATGTTTTTACATCAGTTGTAATCGCATTGGCGAAGAATATTTTGAAGGTGAACTAGAATCTTATCGAGGCGAAAGTCAAATTGCAAATCCCGATGGCAAAGTGATTGCTAAAGCTACAAATACAGAAAGCTTAACTTTGATTGACATAGACCTTAATGAGGTAAACCATCCCGATTTTGGCCGTTTAATTACAAAAGACTTTCAATCGGAACACAACAAATACACCATTAATCTATAG
- a CDS encoding GNAT family N-acetyltransferase, protein MFFKEFPTLQTDRLILRALHFTDAPALFDYFSRDEVTEFYDLPTFESIQEAHELLLAWQERYQEDNAIRWAITLQERPDRLIGTCGFHNFSNENARAEIGYELHPDFWQKGIMTEAIQAIIPFGFEAFELHRIEAFIHPTNRSSRKLLEKVGLQSEGVLRDYFYEKEEFVDAEIFSLLQREYQPN, encoded by the coding sequence ATGTTTTTCAAAGAATTCCCAACCTTACAAACGGATCGATTAATATTGAGAGCCCTTCATTTTACAGATGCTCCTGCTTTATTTGATTATTTTTCTAGAGACGAGGTTACGGAATTTTACGATTTACCGACCTTTGAATCCATTCAAGAGGCACATGAATTACTCTTGGCTTGGCAAGAGCGCTATCAGGAAGACAACGCAATTCGTTGGGCCATTACCCTACAAGAAAGACCTGATCGATTGATTGGCACTTGTGGGTTTCACAACTTCTCAAACGAAAATGCACGCGCAGAAATTGGTTATGAACTACACCCCGATTTTTGGCAAAAAGGCATAATGACGGAAGCGATACAAGCAATTATTCCCTTTGGTTTTGAGGCCTTTGAATTACATCGCATTGAAGCATTCATCCATCCAACTAATCGTTCCTCTCGCAAATTACTCGAAAAAGTAGGATTGCAATCCGAGGGTGTTTTACGCGATTACTTTTATGAAAAAGAAGAATTTGTAGATGCTGAAATTTTTTCTCTTTTACAAAGAGAGTATCAACCCAACTAA
- a CDS encoding GNAT family N-acetyltransferase has translation MRIIELSQVDKKEIVQVLNASFADYIIPLQLNVEQLEMKITAENIQLNLSVGVLDQGKLVGFMLHALNPVDGKLTAYNAATGVIPSHRGQGLVAKMYDWLLEQLAPLQVEQLVLEVIEGNNSAIRAYEKMGYHKARKLICFEGETVVTNQQDTVDIKELADYNWPVFTQFWAIQPAWQNAIAALENSKSRCRILGAYKAEQLVGYLIFNPTSKRVLQLAVDANQRRQGIATQLIQAMQQITASKALYVYNIDDASVELAAFFSQLKLTSDLAQFEMKRTR, from the coding sequence ATGAGAATAATAGAATTAAGTCAAGTAGATAAAAAGGAAATTGTCCAAGTGTTAAATGCATCCTTTGCGGACTATATTATTCCTTTACAGTTGAATGTAGAGCAGTTGGAAATGAAAATTACAGCAGAAAATATTCAACTCAATCTTTCTGTAGGTGTTTTAGATCAAGGTAAATTAGTTGGATTTATGCTCCATGCACTAAATCCAGTTGATGGCAAATTAACGGCTTACAACGCAGCTACTGGTGTGATTCCCTCGCATCGTGGACAAGGATTAGTGGCTAAGATGTATGATTGGTTATTGGAACAACTAGCGCCTTTACAAGTAGAACAATTGGTATTGGAAGTAATCGAAGGAAATAATTCCGCTATTCGCGCTTACGAAAAGATGGGATACCACAAAGCGAGAAAATTAATTTGCTTTGAAGGAGAAACAGTAGTAACAAACCAACAAGATACCGTTGACATCAAAGAATTAGCGGACTATAATTGGCCAGTATTTACGCAGTTTTGGGCTATACAACCCGCTTGGCAAAATGCGATTGCAGCTTTAGAGAATAGCAAGAGTCGCTGTCGTATTTTGGGTGCCTATAAAGCAGAGCAACTAGTTGGTTATCTCATTTTTAATCCAACGTCAAAACGCGTGTTGCAATTAGCTGTAGATGCAAATCAGAGAAGACAAGGAATCGCAACCCAACTCATTCAAGCTATGCAACAAATAACGGCCTCCAAGGCCTTGTATGTGTACAATATTGATGATGCGTCAGTAGAATTAGCTGCCTTTTTTAGTCAATTGAAATTAACAAGCGATTTAGCTCAATTCGAAATGAAAAGAACTAGGTAA
- a CDS encoding GrpB family protein gives MFYLFLLGTQLDERNDLNSRSTIGPFENEYPQGKEQFETIKSGLALCLQEFNPLIGHMGSTAVKGWAAKLNLNIKVGIHNEGE, from the coding sequence ATGTTTTATCTATTTTTGCTAGGAACACAACTAGATGAAAGGAATGATCTAAATAGTAGATCTACGATAGGGCCTTTTGAAAATGAATATCCTCAAGGAAAAGAACAATTTGAAACCATAAAAAGTGGATTAGCCCTTTGTTTGCAAGAGTTCAATCCTTTGATTGGGCATATGGGCAGTACTGCTGTGAAAGGTTGGGCAGCAAAACTGAATCTCAATATCAAGGTAGGGATCCACAACGAAGGTGAATGA
- the pdxY gene encoding pyridoxal kinase, with the protein MGYLNHPIEMEIKNKKTIVIHSKVAYGYVGSNTTSLVLQLAGHDVISVPTVVLSNRYGLPTVGGGLLPRDLFQAVLDGILALEILDEVSTIVTGYIGSAELVEITAQFISTIKAHHPDIVYVCDPVMGDQPQGLYVKEEVPQALLTHLIPLADVLTPNQFEMETILKQKITTYEELKTSIQQHPVLHSKDILVTGCRFTTVNDQSLHIIVKQQAQYELIAIDYVPVDPPGTGELFAALVLVLKYGKYEDYKDCAKQASQLIQRVLRRILKEGRSEFDLSDILAVQSEM; encoded by the coding sequence ATGGGCTATTTAAATCATCCTATTGAAATGGAAATAAAGAATAAAAAGACGATCGTTATCCACAGTAAAGTTGCCTATGGCTATGTAGGGAGTAATACCACTTCGTTGGTGTTGCAATTAGCAGGACATGATGTGATTTCAGTTCCTACGGTAGTGTTGTCTAATCGATATGGTCTGCCGACAGTAGGAGGGGGACTCCTGCCTCGTGATTTGTTTCAAGCCGTATTGGATGGTATTTTGGCCTTAGAAATATTAGATGAGGTTTCCACCATTGTAACAGGATATATTGGCTCGGCAGAATTGGTGGAAATAACAGCTCAATTCATTTCAACAATAAAAGCGCATCATCCTGACATTGTCTATGTATGTGATCCCGTGATGGGAGATCAACCTCAGGGACTCTATGTAAAAGAGGAAGTACCGCAGGCGTTACTTACACATTTAATTCCGCTCGCAGATGTATTGACGCCTAATCAATTTGAGATGGAAACCATTTTAAAGCAGAAGATTACAACCTATGAGGAACTAAAAACAAGCATACAACAACATCCTGTGTTGCATTCAAAAGATATTTTGGTCACAGGTTGTCGATTTACAACAGTAAACGACCAATCTTTGCATATTATCGTAAAACAACAAGCGCAATATGAGTTAATTGCTATTGATTATGTACCTGTTGATCCACCAGGTACAGGTGAGCTGTTTGCTGCTTTGGTATTGGTTTTAAAGTATGGAAAATACGAGGACTATAAAGACTGTGCGAAGCAAGCAAGTCAGTTAATTCAACGTGTATTGCGTCGTATCCTAAAAGAAGGAAGAAGTGAATTTGATTTAAGTGATATATTGGCCGTGCAGTCAGAAATGTAG